GCATTGCCCCGGCATCCACACGGTGATAAAGTTGAGTCCACAAGGCTCAACTTTGAGTCGGCATACTTTCGGGAGAACACATGAACGCACAACCCACGCCGGGGCAGGAGGACCAGCAGAGCGCCCTCGAGCAGTTCGGCATCAACCTCACCGACCGTGCCCGCAATGGCAAGCTCGACCCCGTCATCGGGCGTGACAGCGAGATCCGGCGCGTCAGCCAGGTGCTGACCCGCCGCACCAAGAACAACCCCGTGCTCATTGGCGAGCCCGGCGTCGGCAAGACCGCCGTCGTCGAAGGTCTCGCCCAGCGCATCGTCGCCGGCGACGTCGCCGAGTCGCTCAAGAACAAAGAGCTCATCACCCTCGACATCTCCGCACTCGTGGCCGGCGCCATGTACCGGGGCCAGTTCGAGGAGCGACTCAAGAGCGTGCTCAAGGAGATCACCGAGTCCGAAGGACGCGTCATCACCTTCATCGACGAGCTGCACACCCTCATGGGCGCCGGCGGCGGCGAGGGGTCGGTCGCGGCATCCAACATGCTCAAGCCGATGCTCGCGCGCGGCGAGCTGCGTCTCATCGGCGCCACCACCCTCGACGAGTACCGCGAGTTCATCGAGAAGGATGCCGCGCTCGAGCGCCGCTTCCAGCAGGTCTACGTCGGCGAGCCCAGCGTCGAGGACACGATCGCCATCCTCCGCGGGCTGAAGGGCCGGTACGAGGCCCACCACGGGGTGACCATCAGTGACAGTGCGCTGGTGGCCGCGGCCTCCCTCTCCAACCGCTACATCCCGTCGAGGCAGCTGCCCGACAAGGCGATCGACCTCATCGACGAGGCCATGAGCCGGCTGAAGATGGAGATCGACTCGAGCCCCGTCGAGATCGACCAGCTGCGCCGCCAGGTCGACCGCATGCGGCTGGAAGAGCTCGCGCTCAAGAAGGAGAAGGACGCGGCTTCCAAAGAGCGTCTGGCGGCGCTTCGCGAGCAGATGGATGCCGCGACCGCCGAACTGAAGGTCCTCGACGAGCGGTGGGAGCGCGAGCGTGCGGGCCTGAACCGTGTCGGCGACCTGAAGAAGCAGCTCGACCAGGCCTACACCGACCGCGACCGCGCACTGCGCGAAGCCGACTATGCCCGCGCGTCGCGGCTCGAGTACGAGACCATCAAGCGTCTCGAGCAGGAGGTCGCCGCCGCCGAGCGCGCCGAGCAGGACCCCGCCGAAGAGCGCATGGTGAACGAGCAGGTCACCGACGAGGACATCGCGGCCGTCATCGCCGCGTGGACCGGCATTCCGGTCGGGCGGCTGCTGCAGGGCGAGAGCGAGAAGCTCGTTCACCTCGAAGCCGAACTCGGCAAGCGGCTCATCGGGCAGAAGGAGGCCGTGAAGGCCGTGTCCGACGCCGTTCGCCGCTCGCGCGCGGGCATCAGCGACCCGAACCGGCCCACCGGGTCGTTCCTGTTCCTCGGCCCCACCGGCGTGGGCAAGACCGAGCTGGCCAAGGCGCTCGCCGAGTTCCTGTTCGACGACGAGCGGGCCATGGTCCGTATCGACATGAGCGAGTACGGCGAGAAGCACTCCGTCGCCCGTCTGGTCGGGGCCCCTCCCGGGTACATCGGCTTCGAGCAGGGCGGTCAGCTCACCGAGGCGGTCCGCCGTCGCCCCTACTCGGTCGTACTGCTCGACGAGGTCGAGAAGGCGCACCCCGAGGTGTTCGACATTCTGCTGCAGGTGCTCGACGACGGACGCCTCACCGACGGGCAGGGCCGGACCGTGGACTTCACGAACACGATCCTGGTGCTCACGAGCAACCTCGGTTCGCCGATCCTCATCGACCCGACGCTGTCGGCCGAGGTCAAGCGCGAGCAGGTCATGGACCTCGTGCGCCACGCCTTCCGGCCCGAGTTCCTCAACCGGCTCGACGACATCGTCATGTTCCAGGCGCTGAGCGAGGACGACCTCGCCCAGATCGTGGAGCTGTCGGTCGACGCGCTGCAGCGTCGCCTCAAGGACCGCCGGCTCACGCTCGCCGTCACCCCCGATGCCCGGGCGTGGCTGGCCGAGCGCGGGTACGACCCGCTGTTCGGCGCCCGGCCGCTGCGCCGCCTCATCCAGTCCGAGATCCAGGACCGTCTCGCCATGGCGCTGCTGTCGGGCGGCGTGCGCGACGGTGACATCGTGCGGGTGGACGTCGCAGCCGACGGCTCGCAGCTCGTGCTCACGAGCGAGGGTGCGGTGCCGGCGTCCACCCCCGGAGATGACGACGACGAGGTGATCGAGGCCGAGCTGCTCGACGACTGACGCCGGGTCACAGCTCCGGCCAGGCCGCCGGCCCGCCCGAGCCGGCCGGGTACTCGTCGAGGGGCACGTCGCCCCTCCGCCACGCGTCGAGCACCGGCTGCACGATGCGCCAGCTCTCCTCGGCGGCGTCGCCACGCACCGCCAGCGCGGCGTCGCCGTCGAGGATGCCGGACAGCACCTCGCCGTAGGCCAGCAGCTGCCCCTCGCCCAGGCGGGCGGTCAGCGCGGCACGATCCAGATGCAGCGGATCACCGGGGCCGTTGATGTTCAGCTCCAGCGACATCTCGTCGGGGCCCAGCGTGAACCGCAGCACCGACCCGTCGGCCGAACCGGTGAACCCCGTGGGCAGGTGCCGCACCGGCTTGAACCGGACCACGATCTCGGTGTGGCGCGCCCCGATCGCCTTGCCCGACCGCAGGGTGAACGGCACGCCCGCCCAGCGCGCGGTGCGGATCTCGCACGTCATCTCGGCGAGCGTCTCGGTCTGGCGGGCCGGGTCCACGCCGGGCTCGTCCACGTAATCCGGCACCGCGGTGCCCTGCACGGTCCCGGCCGCGTAGCGTGCCCGGCGCGAGCCGGCCACCGGGTCGTCGTGCCAGACGCGGGTGGCCCGCAGCACCGCGCACCGCGCGTCGCGCATGTCGCGCTCGCCCAGCGTCGACGGCGGCTCCATCGCGAGCACGGCCATGACCTGCAGCAGATGGCTCTGCAGCATGTCGACCAGCGCCCCGGCGCGGTCGTAGTAGCCGGCGCGGCCCTCCAGACCCAGGGTCTCGTCGTACCGGATCACGACCGACTCGACGTGATCGGCCGACCACACCGGCTCGAGCACGCGGTTCGCGAACCGGGCACCGAGCAGGTTGAGCGTCGTCGACCGGCCCAGGAAGTGATCGATGCGGAACACCTGCTCCTCGGGCACGATCCCGGTCAGCACCCGGTTGAGGGCGCGGGCGCTGGCCTCGTCCGAGCCGAACGGCTTCTCCAGCGCCAGGACCGTCCCCGCGGGCACGTGGATGCCGGCCAGAGCGTCGCAGGCTCGCGTGGTAACGGCGGGCGGCACCGCGAAGTACAGGATCGGCCGGTCCCCGGCATCCATCAGCAGCGATCGCAGATCGTCCGGGTCGGTGATGTCGGCGCGTCGGTAGGTCGTCGCGGCCACGCGGTCGTAGGCGGACTCGGCGCCGACGGTGGCGAACGCCGTACGCACCACGTCGCGCCATCGATCGTCATCGCCGTCCTCGATGGCGGCGCCGAGCAGCCGGACACGGCGGGCGGGCTCCCGGATCAGCAGTTGGCCGAGAGCGGGCAGGAGCAGGCGCGAGGTGAGGTCGCCGGACGCGCCGAGGATCACGAGCGTGGTGTCGTCGGTCATTCCCTCAACCTAACGCTGCGGTTCACATCGCACAGGGGGTTTGCGACCATGGGGGAATGCCCGCGCCGATTGAGGATTATGCCCTGCTCAGCAACCGCCGGACGGTCGCGCTCGTGTCGCGGCAGGGGAGCATCGACTGGCTGTGCCTGCCCCGATACGACTCGCCCTCCGTGTTCGGCGCGCTGCTGGGCGATGAGGAGCACGGCTGCTGGAGCCTGCACCCCGTCGACCGGGATGCCGATGTCACGCGGCAGTACGACGGTGACTCGTTCGTGCTCGTCACGCGGTGGGAGAGCGACGGCGGGGTGGCCGAAGTCCACGACTTCATGCCGCTGGACGGAGAGCGCGCCGACGTCGTGCGACGTATCGTCGGCATCTCGGGCACGGTCTCGTTCGAGACGCGCCTGTGGCTGCGCTTCGACTACGCGCGTGGCATGCCCTGGGTGCGGCAGGTGCCCGAGCCCGAGGGGCCCGCTCTGCTGGCCGTCGTCGGGCCGGGTGCCGTCGTCGTCCGCGGCGCGGAGCTGACCGCCGACGCGCACAGCCACCGCGGCATCCTCACCGCCGAGGCCGGCACCACGATCGACCTGACGATGACCTGGTTCCCGTCGCACCTGGCCGTGCCGGCGCGCGTCGACGTCGACGTCGTCTGCGAAGCCACGCGCACCTGGTGGCAGGAGTGGGCGGGCCGGATCGACCACACGGGCCCGCACCATGACAAGGTGGTGCGCTCGCTGCTGGTGCTGAACGCCCTCAGCCACGCCGACACCGGTGGCATCGTCGCGGCGGCGACCACGTCGCTGCCCGAGGAGTTCGGCGGCGAACGCAACTGGGATTATCGCTACGTGTGGCTGCGGGATGCCGCGATGACGCTCGAGGCGTTGATCGGGCACGGGTTCCTCGGCGAAGCCGAACGGTGGCGGGGCTGGCTGCTGCGCGCTGTCGCCGGCGACCCCGCAGACGTTCAGATCATGTACGGCATCGCCGGCGAGCGCGACCTGCCCGAGCGGACGCTGACGAGCCTGCCGGGGTACGCCGGCTCACGACCCGTGCGCATCGGCAACGGGGCGGTGTCGCAGTTTCAGGGCGACGTCATCGGCGAGGTGCTGCTGGCGTTGGAGGCGGCCCGTGCTGCGGGGCTGGAGGAGACGAGCTTCTCGTGGCCGCTGCAACGCGCGCTCGTCGAACGCGTCGTGGCGACGATCGACCGGCCGGACAACGGCATGTGGGAGATCCGCGGCGAACCGCAGAAGTTCACGCACTCACGCGCCATGATGTGGGCGGCGCTGGACTGCGGGGTGCGCGCGGTGATCGAGTCGGGCCTGGACGGCGATGGCGAGACATGGGCGCGGTGGCGCGACCGGCTGCGCGCCGAGATCGACGAGCAGGGCGTGCATCCGACCGGCGGTCACTTCGTGCAGTACTACGGGTCGGAGCAGCTCGACGCGTCGCTGCTGTTGCTGCCCGAGGTCGGGTTCTGCGCGCACGACGATCCGCGCATGCTCGCCACCGTCGACGCCATTGAGCGCGATCTCATGCGCGACGGCCTGCTGCTGCGTTACCGCACCGACACCGGGGTCGACGGGCTCGCCGGCGACGAGCACCCCTTCCTCGCGTGCTCGTTCTGGCTGGTCGAGCAGTACGCGGCGACGGGGCGCGACGCCGATGCGGCGGCGCTCATGGAGCGGCTGTGTGCGCTGACCAATGACGTCGGACTGCTGTCGGAGGAGTACGACGTCGACCATCGCCGGCATGTCGGGAACACCCCGCAGGCCTTCTCCCACCTCGCGCTCGTCCGCGCCGCTGACGCGCTCGCCGGGCGTCCCGAGGGCACCTCGCGCCGCCGGTGAACCGGGAACAGCTCAGTGGCCGTCGGGCGCCCGCGGCGACCCCGCGCGGGTCGGCCGTGGCGCCCACTCCGGCGGGCACGCGACGCTCGACCGTCGGACGATGCGGATCGACGCCTGCTGGCGGAACCGTTCGCGGTCGTATCGTCGACACCGGCCCCCGGTCGAAGATGCCGCCGGAGTGAACAGCGGTGATCCCTCCCGATCAGGCGCCGGGATCGGGCAGCGACCGGGTGGTCCAGAACGGGCCGGTCACGACGAACAGCGCGGAGGCCACTGATCCGACGGCGCCGATCCACATGGTGGCGGTCGTGCCGAGCCACGTGCCCAGGCCGCCGGCGGTCAGCGCCGCGAGGGGCATGACGCCCCACACGCAGAACCGGATCGAGGCGTTCATGCGGCCCAGCAGGCGCGGCGGCGTGATGCGCTGCCGGAAGGTGACCTGCGTGATGTTGTAGAGCAGAACGCTGAACATGGCGACGAAACCCTGCACGAGCACGATCGGGAAGGCGACGTCGGGGAATGTCGCCGCCAGTGGCAGCAGCAGCGCGATCGACGAGAACGCGATGGCGCCGATCGGGATCGCCGGGCCTTCACCCAGCCGCCGGACGATGTGCGGTGTCGCCATCGCACCGGCGACGCCGCCCAGCGAGCTGACCGCGAAGACGAGGCCCAGGCCTTCGGGCGTGATGCCGAGGGTCCGCAGCAGGAAGATCGGCATCAGCGTGAACGTCACCGTCGAGAAGAAGTTCGACACGGCCGTCGTGCCCACGATGCGTCGCAGGTACCGATTGCCGAACACCCAGCGCAGTCCCTCGCCGATCGAGCGGGCGAGCGGATCGTGCTCGGCGGCCGGCGCCACCCGCTCGTGATCGCGTGTGAACGCGAGCGCGAGCATCGAGGCGACGTAGGTGCCGGCGGTGACCAGGATCGCAAGCGGCGCGGTGATCACGCCGATGAGCCAGCCGCCCGCGGCAGGACCGGCGATGCCGGCGAGCTGCGCGGTC
This DNA window, taken from Microbacterium invictum, encodes the following:
- a CDS encoding ATP-dependent Clp protease ATP-binding subunit; protein product: MNAQPTPGQEDQQSALEQFGINLTDRARNGKLDPVIGRDSEIRRVSQVLTRRTKNNPVLIGEPGVGKTAVVEGLAQRIVAGDVAESLKNKELITLDISALVAGAMYRGQFEERLKSVLKEITESEGRVITFIDELHTLMGAGGGEGSVAASNMLKPMLARGELRLIGATTLDEYREFIEKDAALERRFQQVYVGEPSVEDTIAILRGLKGRYEAHHGVTISDSALVAAASLSNRYIPSRQLPDKAIDLIDEAMSRLKMEIDSSPVEIDQLRRQVDRMRLEELALKKEKDAASKERLAALREQMDAATAELKVLDERWERERAGLNRVGDLKKQLDQAYTDRDRALREADYARASRLEYETIKRLEQEVAAAERAEQDPAEERMVNEQVTDEDIAAVIAAWTGIPVGRLLQGESEKLVHLEAELGKRLIGQKEAVKAVSDAVRRSRAGISDPNRPTGSFLFLGPTGVGKTELAKALAEFLFDDERAMVRIDMSEYGEKHSVARLVGAPPGYIGFEQGGQLTEAVRRRPYSVVLLDEVEKAHPEVFDILLQVLDDGRLTDGQGRTVDFTNTILVLTSNLGSPILIDPTLSAEVKREQVMDLVRHAFRPEFLNRLDDIVMFQALSEDDLAQIVELSVDALQRRLKDRRLTLAVTPDARAWLAERGYDPLFGARPLRRLIQSEIQDRLAMALLSGGVRDGDIVRVDVAADGSQLVLTSEGAVPASTPGDDDDEVIEAELLDD
- a CDS encoding glucose-6-phosphate dehydrogenase yields the protein MTDDTTLVILGASGDLTSRLLLPALGQLLIREPARRVRLLGAAIEDGDDDRWRDVVRTAFATVGAESAYDRVAATTYRRADITDPDDLRSLLMDAGDRPILYFAVPPAVTTRACDALAGIHVPAGTVLALEKPFGSDEASARALNRVLTGIVPEEQVFRIDHFLGRSTTLNLLGARFANRVLEPVWSADHVESVVIRYDETLGLEGRAGYYDRAGALVDMLQSHLLQVMAVLAMEPPSTLGERDMRDARCAVLRATRVWHDDPVAGSRRARYAAGTVQGTAVPDYVDEPGVDPARQTETLAEMTCEIRTARWAGVPFTLRSGKAIGARHTEIVVRFKPVRHLPTGFTGSADGSVLRFTLGPDEMSLELNINGPGDPLHLDRAALTARLGEGQLLAYGEVLSGILDGDAALAVRGDAAEESWRIVQPVLDAWRRGDVPLDEYPAGSGGPAAWPEL
- a CDS encoding glycoside hydrolase family 15 protein, with translation MPAPIEDYALLSNRRTVALVSRQGSIDWLCLPRYDSPSVFGALLGDEEHGCWSLHPVDRDADVTRQYDGDSFVLVTRWESDGGVAEVHDFMPLDGERADVVRRIVGISGTVSFETRLWLRFDYARGMPWVRQVPEPEGPALLAVVGPGAVVVRGAELTADAHSHRGILTAEAGTTIDLTMTWFPSHLAVPARVDVDVVCEATRTWWQEWAGRIDHTGPHHDKVVRSLLVLNALSHADTGGIVAAATTSLPEEFGGERNWDYRYVWLRDAAMTLEALIGHGFLGEAERWRGWLLRAVAGDPADVQIMYGIAGERDLPERTLTSLPGYAGSRPVRIGNGAVSQFQGDVIGEVLLALEAARAAGLEETSFSWPLQRALVERVVATIDRPDNGMWEIRGEPQKFTHSRAMMWAALDCGVRAVIESGLDGDGETWARWRDRLRAEIDEQGVHPTGGHFVQYYGSEQLDASLLLLPEVGFCAHDDPRMLATVDAIERDLMRDGLLLRYRTDTGVDGLAGDEHPFLACSFWLVEQYAATGRDADAAALMERLCALTNDVGLLSEEYDVDHRRHVGNTPQAFSHLALVRAADALAGRPEGTSRRR
- a CDS encoding MFS transporter encodes the protein MSQSVQPEDLTTAPADVSLGSLWRDRNFLTMWSGQALSQFGAQITELALPVLAVLLLHATEFEIGVLNAAGTAAFLVVGLPAGAWIDRMRKRHVMIVADLVRALALASLPLLWVLGALQIWHMVAVALVMGIATVFFDVSYQSVIPSLVRPGQIAEANGKFETTAQLAGIAGPAAGGWLIGVITAPLAILVTAGTYVASMLALAFTRDHERVAPAAEHDPLARSIGEGLRWVFGNRYLRRIVGTTAVSNFFSTVTFTLMPIFLLRTLGITPEGLGLVFAVSSLGGVAGAMATPHIVRRLGEGPAIPIGAIAFSSIALLLPLAATFPDVAFPIVLVQGFVAMFSVLLYNITQVTFRQRITPPRLLGRMNASIRFCVWGVMPLAALTAGGLGTWLGTTATMWIGAVGSVASALFVVTGPFWTTRSLPDPGA